TAGGAGTACGACTGCAATGACCGGACTTAGCGTCGTCATCGCGGGCAGTGGCGTCATCGCCCGCACCCACGCGGACGCGATCCTGCGCCACCCCGGTCTGCGGATCGCCGCGCTCGCCGACCCGGACCAGCGGGCCAACGACGAGCTCGCCGGCTGGATCACCGACCAGGGCGCCCCGACGCCGGAACGCTTCGGGTCGCTGGGCGATGCGCTCGGCGCCGTGGCGGCGGACCTCGTCGCGATCTGCACGCCCAGCGGATCGCACGCCGATCTCGCCGCGGAGGCGCTGGCGGCGGGCGCGCACGTGCTCATTGAGAAGCCGCTCGACGCCTCCCTGCCGGCCGCGCGCCGGATCGCCGACGTCGCCGCCCGCGCCGAGGCGGCCGGTCAGCTCTGCGCGGTGGTCTGCCAGCACCGGTTCGACCCGGCGAGCGTCGCGGTCGCCACCAGGGTGCGGGCCGGTGACTTCGGCCGGATCACCTCTGCGGTCGCCAGCGTCCCCTGGTGGCGAGGCCAGCGGTACTACGACTCGGCGGGCTGGCGCGGAACCTGGGAACAGGACGGCGGCGGCGCCACCATGAACCAGGGCGTGCACACCGTCGACCTGCTGCTCTGGCTGCTCGGCGAGCCCGAGGAGGTGTTCGCCTACGCCGGGGCGCTCGCCCACGACGGCATCGAGGTCGAGGATGTGGCCGCGGCGACGGTCCGGTTCACCAACGGCGCACTGGCCGTGCTGCACGCCACGACCGCGGCGTACCCGAGCCTCGGTGTGCGGCTGCAGGTGCACGGCTCGCAGGGCTCTGCGGTGCTCCACGACGACCAGCTGGAATACCTGCACGTGGCCGACGGCCCGGACGCCTCGGCCTACGCCCACGCGGCCGACCAGTCCGCCGACGCCGTTGCGCCGTCGGAGCTGCGCGGCGCGGTCAAGCCGGACGACGCGTTCGTCATCGGGCATCTGAGGCAGTACCAGGACACGGTCGACGCGATTACCGCCGGCCGGCGTCCCGGCGTCACCGCGGCCGACGCGCTGCTCGACGTCGCCGTGGTGAAGGCGGTCTACCTCTCCGCCCACCTGCACCGGCCGGTGCGCATCCGGGCGGTGCTCGACGGTGACTTCGACGATGTCCTCGTCGAGCTGGAGAAGTCGGCCACCGTGGCGGCCCTCGTTCCGGCGCGGGCAGCGCGATGAGGTACTCGGTCTTCACCGCCTCCACCCCGGACTGGACCCCCGAGGAGACGGTCGCGCAGCTCGCGGCGCAGGGCTGGGACGGCGTCGAATGGCGGATCACCGACCAGCAGACGGCCGAGCCGCCCGGCTTCTGGGCCGGCAACCGGGCCACCTTCCCCCTCACCGGCCTGGAGTACGAGCTGCTCCGGATCGCGGAGATCACCCGCACCGCCGGGCTGGCGATGTCCGGGCTCGGCGGGTACGTGCCGGCGTCGGACCATGCCAACGTCGAACGCATGCTCGCCGCGACCGCCACGCTCGGCGCCGAACGGGTACGGGTCACCATGCCGGCCCTGGCCAGCGGCGACTACCGGGAACTGATGGACGCCACCCGTCGGGACCTGGCCCGGGTCGCCGACCGGGCCGCCGAGTACGGGGTAACCGCCCTGGTCGAGCTGCACCACGGGACCATCGCCGCGTCCGCATCGGCGGCCATGCGGCTGCTCGACGGGCTCGACCCGCAACATGTCGGCGTCATCCACGACATCGGCAACCTCACGATCGAGGGCTTCGAGGATCCGCTGGCAGCCTTCCAACTGCTCGGCCCGTACCTCGCCCACGTCCACGTCAAGAACGTCGCCTGGATGGTGACCGGCACCCGGCCGGACGGCGGCCCGCGCTGGTCGGCCGAGTGGGTGCCGCTGCGCGAGGGGCAGGCGGACATCGAGGCGTACCTGGTTGCGCTGCGCCGGTTCGGGTACGACGGATGGGTGACCGTGGAGGACTTCTCCACCGTGACGCCGCTCGCCGAGCGAACCCGGGACAACCTGTCCTACCTGCGAGAACTCGATCGGCGGAGCAGCGGGCGCGGGGCGTGAGGACCGGGCCGGTGGGTCCGCGACCCGCTGCCACTGCCCGTGTGGACCGGGCCGGACTCGACCCGGTCCACGCCAGGCCCCGGGTCGTGATCCTTACGGGCGTCTCCGGCAGCGGCAAGTCGGTCGTCGGCACGGCGGTCGCGGAGGCTCTCGGTCTGCCGTTCGCGGACGGGGACGCCTTCCATCCGCAGGAGAACGTGGCGAAGATGTCGGCCGGCCGGCCACTGACCGACGCCGACCGGTGGCCGTGGCTGGACGCGATCGGCACGCTGATCGACCAGTGGCGGGCCGCCGGTCAAGGCGGCGTGATCGCCTGCTCGGCACTGCGGCGGGTCTACCGGGGTCGGCTTGCGGCCGGGCGCCCCGAAGTGGTGTTCGCGTTCCTGGACGTGCCGCAGGCCGTCCTGGCGTACCGGGTCGCGAACCGGCCCGGCCACTTCATGCCCGCGTCGCTGCTGGCGAGCCAGCTTGCCGCCCTCGAGCCACCGCACCCCGGTGAGCCGACCGTACGGGTGCTGGTCGGCGAGCGGACCACGGTGCAGGAGCAGGTGCTGGCGATCGTCGCGGCCGTCGCCCCCAGTCCGCCCGGTGCCGGCGGTGCGGTGGTGTGACGCTCCCGGTTCGGCTGCAAACAGGGAGTACGCCTCTGCGGTGTGCCGGCGCGAGGCCGGGTCTTGACCTCCACGGGGCAGGGTCTCCGGGTTGGGTGGTTCGGCTAGGTGGTTGTTCCGTTCGCTCTGTGTGCCTTGTCCGGATCGGTTGTCCAGCTGGCCAGCATGGGCAGCAGCCGCGCCGTGGGGGAGTCGGGTTCGACGGTGTAGACGATCAGGCGTTGCTCCGGATCGTGCGGCCCGACGACGAACTCGATGCCGAAGCTGAGCGGTCCGGCCGTCGGGTGGGCCAGGTGCTTGGTCACCGAGGTCCGGAAGGTGACCCTCTGGTCGTCCCACCACCGCGCGACGTCGGGATCGCTGCGGCGCAGCTCCCGCACCAGGTCGGCGAGTCGACGGTCGTCCGGGTGGCGTCCCGTCTCGTAGCGCAGCGCCCCCACCGCGGCGGCGGCGAAATCTGCCCAGTTCACGATCCGCACCCGCGCGTCGGCATCAAGGAACAGCCACCGCGCGAGCGACGACCCCGGCTCCAGAGCAGTCCCCAGCACCGCGCTCAACAGCCCGTTACGCGCCAGCACCTCCGAGCGGCGCCCCAGCAGCAGCACCGGCACGTGGTCGAGCACCCCCATCAGGCGCAGCATCCCCGGGTCGGGCCGCTGAGCGACCTCCGGTCCCGCCCACCGCCGGCGCGAGGTCGGAGCAGCCAGATCCCGCAGGTGGGCGCGTTCGATCTCGTCCAACTGCAGCGCCCGCGACAACGCCTGCACCACCTCATCGGTGACGGTGTGCTGGCGTCCCTGCTCCAGACGGCTGTAGTGGTCCGGGCTCAACCCGGCGAGCACGGCGAGTTCCTCCTTGCGCAGACCCGGCACCCGCCGCGGGCCGGGGAAGGCCTCGATTCCCGCCTGGGCAGGGGTCAGGCGGTCACGCCGAGACCGCAGGAACGCCCCCAGGGCAGCACGGTCAGCAGGCACCCGCCCAGTGTAGGAGCACCCCACAGCGCGAACCTGGTCATGGCGTGACCAGGCACGACGGGCCCTGGTGCGTGCTGCGCGTCCACGGTGAGGTGGGAACCATGACCTCCTCCGAGCAGACCCGCACCGTCCTGATCACCGGCTCCACCAGCGGCATCGGCGCCGCCACCGCCCGGACCCTGGCCGCTCAGGGATGGCGCGTCGTCGTCACCGGCCGCGATCAGCACCGCGGCACCGCCGTCGTCGCCGACATCGAGGACAACGGCGGACACGCGGTGTTCGTCCCGTCCGACCTGACCAGCCCATCGGAGGTGCTGCGGGACTTCGCCCGCGCCGCCACCGAGGCCGCCGGTGGGCGACTGGACGCGGTGGTCCACAACGCCGCTCTGTGCCCAGCCGTCGACACGGTGAGCCTCACCGACACCGATCTGGAGGCCACCCTCGCGGTGAACGTCCGCGCCCCTCATGTGCTGACTGCCGCGCTGGCCCCGATGATGGCCGCACGCGGCCACGGCGCGATCGTCGTCATCGGCTCCTGGATGGCCCACGTCGGGCACCCCTTCGTCGGGCTGTACTCCGCGACCAAGGCCGCCGAGATTCAGCTCGCCCGCAGCTGGGCCGCGGAGTTCGGTCCCCGCGGCGTGCGGGTCAACACCGTCTCCCCGGGGGCAACGCGTACCCCGATCAACGCAGCCGACGGCGACGTCATCGCTCAGATGACCGCCGGCACCCCCGCCGGACGCCCCGGAACCCCCGAGGAAATCGCCGACGCGGTGGCCTGGTTGCTCTCGGACCACGCCGGCTACCTCCACGGCGCGGAGATCGCCGTCGACGGAGGCATCACGGCGACCCGTACCGGTTGAGCCCAGCCGCACGGGCCCACAGACGACAACGCTGATGACCTCGCGCGAACTCGAACCGGGTTTGGCGGTACTGACCGCTCTACTCGGCCGGCGCCATGACCTTGGACGCCTCTCGGAGTATGGCGGCCAGGTCGCCCAGGGTAGCGAAAGCTGGCCCGCCCCAACCAGGATCGGTGTCGTTGTGTTCCATGGTCCGGAAGACGGTCATACCGACCGCTGCCGCCCCGGCCAGCTCACCGTCTGCGCCGTCGCCGACAAAGACGCATTCCGCCGCCTCGACCCCCAGGCGCTCGGCAGCAAGGTGGTAGATCGCCGGGTCGGGCTTGGCCAGCCCGACATCGCAGGAGAGGATCGCGACATCGAACCGTCGGGCGAGCGGACTCTGCGGCCATGCTTCGGCAGTGTCCGAGGTGGCATTGCTGATGAGGGCCAGCGGATGCCCGTCGGCGCGTAGCGCGTCGAGCACGTCCAGGGTGGCGGTCGAGACGTTGTTCAGCACCCGGCGCCCGAGAGCTCGCCGATGCTCACCGGCGCGGGTCACCTGTTCGTTGGTTGGTGTGCCGCCGAGGCGTCCGGCGAGGATGCGGACGGTCTCCTCCACGTCCCACCGGACCAGCCGGTCCCGCCAGGTGGCGTGGTACGCGGCGACCAGCTCGACAGGAGCCACCCCCACCATGACCGCCATCTCGCCGACCACCCGGTCACGCTCCTCGTCGGCCCCCTGGATCAAGGTGTGGAAGAGGTCGAAGATCACCGGTTGGGACATCTCGGCATCCTACTGAGATCGTCACCCTGGCCACGGTCTGTTCGGACAGCCTGCGCCGATGGCTGGCGGGATGGCATCCCACCGCCGAGGAACGGCTCGCCGGCGGAGAGGTGGGTCGGATCTCGGCCTGGACCGGCTGCACCTGCAGGGGCACAGCGTCACCGCTTGGCGGTACGCAGACCTGAGATCACCGGTGGAAATTCTGGTGGAGCCCAGTTGACCCGAACAGCCGCACTTCTGCTACGACGGGCAGCGGTGATGGCCAACACCCGACCTCTCCCTCGACACCGTCGAGCAACTCAGGCAGGCTGCGCCGGTGGCGATCGACCGAAGCGGCGAGTTCTGGCGCGGCGAGGACTTCGCAGACCTTGCCGACCACCTCCGTGAGTTCCCGCCCGGCGGCTATCTGGTGGCGCGGGTAAAGGAGGGTGGTCTGCCTCCGGTGTGAAGGCAAAGCGTTCACTGTCCTCGCTGACGATGCGGAGGGCTGCGCGCAAGTCTGCTGCGTGGCCTGTGGTGAGCGTGCCTTCATCGCGGACAGCGCGGATTACTGGCCGGACGCCGAGCCTGACGAATGTGCGTGCCCATGCGGCGGTGAAGTCTTCCAAGCTGCCCCCGGCTTCGCCCTACGCACGGACGGTGAGGTCCGATGGATCAGCGTTGGACTGCGTTGCACTGGCGACG
The Micromonospora sp. R77 DNA segment above includes these coding regions:
- a CDS encoding Gfo/Idh/MocA family protein, producing the protein MTGLSVVIAGSGVIARTHADAILRHPGLRIAALADPDQRANDELAGWITDQGAPTPERFGSLGDALGAVAADLVAICTPSGSHADLAAEALAAGAHVLIEKPLDASLPAARRIADVAARAEAAGQLCAVVCQHRFDPASVAVATRVRAGDFGRITSAVASVPWWRGQRYYDSAGWRGTWEQDGGGATMNQGVHTVDLLLWLLGEPEEVFAYAGALAHDGIEVEDVAAATVRFTNGALAVLHATTAAYPSLGVRLQVHGSQGSAVLHDDQLEYLHVADGPDASAYAHAADQSADAVAPSELRGAVKPDDAFVIGHLRQYQDTVDAITAGRRPGVTAADALLDVAVVKAVYLSAHLHRPVRIRAVLDGDFDDVLVELEKSATVAALVPARAAR
- a CDS encoding sugar phosphate isomerase/epimerase; the encoded protein is MRYSVFTASTPDWTPEETVAQLAAQGWDGVEWRITDQQTAEPPGFWAGNRATFPLTGLEYELLRIAEITRTAGLAMSGLGGYVPASDHANVERMLAATATLGAERVRVTMPALASGDYRELMDATRRDLARVADRAAEYGVTALVELHHGTIAASASAAMRLLDGLDPQHVGVIHDIGNLTIEGFEDPLAAFQLLGPYLAHVHVKNVAWMVTGTRPDGGPRWSAEWVPLREGQADIEAYLVALRRFGYDGWVTVEDFSTVTPLAERTRDNLSYLRELDRRSSGRGA
- a CDS encoding gluconokinase — its product is MILTGVSGSGKSVVGTAVAEALGLPFADGDAFHPQENVAKMSAGRPLTDADRWPWLDAIGTLIDQWRAAGQGGVIACSALRRVYRGRLAAGRPEVVFAFLDVPQAVLAYRVANRPGHFMPASLLASQLAALEPPHPGEPTVRVLVGERTTVQEQVLAIVAAVAPSPPGAGGAVV
- a CDS encoding helix-turn-helix transcriptional regulator, with translation MPADRAALGAFLRSRRDRLTPAQAGIEAFPGPRRVPGLRKEELAVLAGLSPDHYSRLEQGRQHTVTDEVVQALSRALQLDEIERAHLRDLAAPTSRRRWAGPEVAQRPDPGMLRLMGVLDHVPVLLLGRRSEVLARNGLLSAVLGTALEPGSSLARWLFLDADARVRIVNWADFAAAAVGALRYETGRHPDDRRLADLVRELRRSDPDVARWWDDQRVTFRTSVTKHLAHPTAGPLSFGIEFVVGPHDPEQRLIVYTVEPDSPTARLLPMLASWTTDPDKAHRANGTTT
- a CDS encoding SDR family NAD(P)-dependent oxidoreductase, which translates into the protein MTSSEQTRTVLITGSTSGIGAATARTLAAQGWRVVVTGRDQHRGTAVVADIEDNGGHAVFVPSDLTSPSEVLRDFARAATEAAGGRLDAVVHNAALCPAVDTVSLTDTDLEATLAVNVRAPHVLTAALAPMMAARGHGAIVVIGSWMAHVGHPFVGLYSATKAAEIQLARSWAAEFGPRGVRVNTVSPGATRTPINAADGDVIAQMTAGTPAGRPGTPEEIADAVAWLLSDHAGYLHGAEIAVDGGITATRTG
- a CDS encoding HAD family hydrolase; translation: MSQPVIFDLFHTLIQGADEERDRVVGEMAVMVGVAPVELVAAYHATWRDRLVRWDVEETVRILAGRLGGTPTNEQVTRAGEHRRALGRRVLNNVSTATLDVLDALRADGHPLALISNATSDTAEAWPQSPLARRFDVAILSCDVGLAKPDPAIYHLAAERLGVEAAECVFVGDGADGELAGAAAVGMTVFRTMEHNDTDPGWGGPAFATLGDLAAILREASKVMAPAE